One genomic window of Ilyobacter polytropus DSM 2926 includes the following:
- a CDS encoding LysO family transporter, with protein MRIIFYIAIILFGYIMGSKKLFPEKLENRLSAFQNICLLFLLGIMGYKIGANKDIIKNFSNIGIKSLIISSLCIFFSVLFVKILCRNIKK; from the coding sequence GTGCGTATAATTTTTTACATAGCAATTATTTTATTTGGATATATAATGGGAAGTAAAAAACTTTTTCCTGAAAAACTAGAAAACAGGCTTTCAGCTTTTCAAAATATCTGCCTTCTTTTTCTTTTGGGAATAATGGGATATAAAATAGGTGCTAATAAAGATATCATTAAGAATTTTAGTAATATAGGAATAAAATCTTTAATTATCTCATCTTTATGTATTTTTTTCAGTGTACTTTTTGTAAAAATTCTATGCAGAAACATAAAAAAATAA
- a CDS encoding ATP-binding cassette domain-containing protein: MIEFLGIGENTINELTIVAGYNKHGEKESFEKLTIKKGEIISIVGPTGSGKSRLLADIEWGAQGDTPTKRSILINGEGIDKTSRFSSGNKLVAQLSQNMNFVMDLTVFEFLELHAKSRMVEDEEDVINKIFDKANELAGEKFKKETPITSLSGGQSRALMIADTAILSTSPIVLIDEIENAGIDRKKALDLLVGEEKIVLMATHDPLLALMGDKRIVIKNGGIHDVMDIISEERDILHELTKLDNVIQGMREKLRHGHKLEL; this comes from the coding sequence ATGATAGAGTTTCTAGGTATAGGAGAAAATACAATAAACGAACTTACAATCGTGGCCGGCTACAACAAACACGGGGAAAAAGAGAGCTTCGAGAAGCTGACTATCAAAAAAGGTGAAATTATCTCCATCGTAGGACCTACAGGCAGCGGAAAGAGCAGACTTTTAGCTGATATAGAATGGGGAGCTCAGGGAGACACGCCTACAAAAAGAAGCATCCTTATAAACGGTGAAGGTATAGACAAAACTTCAAGATTTTCTTCTGGAAACAAACTCGTTGCTCAGTTGTCTCAAAACATGAACTTCGTAATGGACCTAACTGTCTTTGAGTTTTTAGAACTTCACGCCAAAAGTAGAATGGTAGAAGATGAAGAAGATGTCATAAACAAGATCTTTGATAAAGCCAATGAACTTGCAGGAGAAAAATTTAAAAAAGAAACCCCTATAACAAGTCTAAGCGGCGGACAGTCGAGAGCCCTTATGATCGCAGATACGGCTATTTTAAGTACTTCTCCTATAGTCCTTATAGATGAGATAGAAAATGCCGGAATAGACAGAAAAAAAGCCCTAGATCTGCTTGTTGGAGAGGAAAAAATAGTCCTCATGGCAACTCACGACCCTCTTTTGGCTCTCATGGGAGACAAGAGAATCGTCATCAAAAACGGAGGAATCCATGATGTCATGGATATAATCTCAGAAGAGAGAGATATCCTTCACGAGCTTACAAAACTAGACAATGTCATACAGGGTATGAGAGAGAAATTAAGGCACGGTCATAAGTTAGAACTTTAG
- a CDS encoding UDP-N-acetylmuramoyl-tripeptide--D-alanyl-D-alanine ligase: MKIIDLLRDYFPEKKILESMDIKDVCMDSREVKKGSLFFAIKGGNNHVEEAIKNGAVLVIYDRKDLLIQDENTIFTEDTVNFMQKLARDYRKSNQTKVVAITGSNGKTTTKDIIYSVLSQRFRTKKTQGNHNNHIGLPYTILNAQPEDEVLVLEMGMSDFGEIDLLCSIALPDYGIITNIGESHLEYLKNKENVFKAKGELLEYVHSKNTIVFGDDYYLKDIHGIKVGYGDENTFKISEFIENDKGAEFKLAGKTYRIPINGEHNVINASFAVVLGLEMGLSLSEIEKGLQGVELTPMRFQKIEKGKKLYINDAYNANPTSMKLAIETFDKLYNKRACKIIVLGDMLELGEKSEEYHKNIKYYLKKSKAEYIFLYGKEMKNLWSVCQDDKRVYYFEDKILISKKIESINEKSVILLKGSRGMKLEEIIK, from the coding sequence ATGAAAATTATAGATTTGCTAAGAGATTATTTTCCAGAAAAAAAAATACTAGAGAGCATGGATATAAAAGATGTCTGCATGGATAGCAGAGAGGTAAAAAAGGGCTCTCTTTTTTTTGCCATAAAAGGCGGAAATAACCATGTGGAAGAAGCTATCAAAAATGGTGCGGTACTTGTCATATATGACAGGAAAGATTTATTGATTCAAGATGAAAATACTATTTTCACAGAAGATACCGTGAACTTTATGCAAAAATTAGCAAGAGATTACCGAAAAAGTAACCAAACAAAGGTCGTGGCAATAACAGGGAGCAATGGTAAAACAACGACCAAGGATATAATTTACTCTGTTTTATCACAAAGATTTAGAACAAAAAAAACACAAGGTAATCACAATAACCACATAGGACTGCCTTATACTATTCTTAATGCCCAACCAGAGGATGAGGTACTAGTACTTGAGATGGGAATGAGTGATTTTGGAGAGATAGACCTCTTGTGTAGTATAGCACTTCCAGACTACGGTATTATAACAAATATAGGAGAGTCTCACTTAGAGTATCTTAAAAACAAGGAAAATGTTTTTAAAGCCAAGGGGGAATTATTAGAATATGTTCACAGTAAAAATACAATTGTATTTGGAGATGACTATTATCTAAAAGATATTCATGGGATAAAAGTAGGATACGGCGACGAAAACACCTTTAAAATATCAGAATTCATTGAAAATGACAAGGGTGCTGAATTTAAACTTGCAGGAAAGACATATAGGATACCTATAAACGGAGAGCATAATGTTATAAACGCTTCATTTGCAGTAGTATTGGGCTTGGAAATGGGATTATCTCTGTCTGAAATAGAGAAAGGTCTCCAAGGAGTAGAACTTACTCCTATGAGATTTCAGAAAATAGAAAAAGGAAAAAAACTGTATATAAATGATGCTTACAATGCCAACCCTACTTCTATGAAACTCGCTATTGAAACCTTTGACAAGTTATACAATAAAAGAGCCTGTAAAATAATTGTATTGGGAGATATGCTTGAACTAGGAGAAAAAAGCGAAGAGTATCATAAGAACATAAAATATTATCTCAAGAAGTCCAAAGCAGAATATATATTTTTGTATGGAAAAGAGATGAAAAACCTTTGGTCAGTATGCCAAGATGATAAAAGAGTCTATTATTTTGAAGATAAGATTTTGATTTCTAAAAAAATAGAGT
- the aroE gene encoding shikimate dehydrogenase, translated as MEIKKFGLLGEKLSHSFSPEIHRLIFKELGINAQYDLIELSKEEIPEIMNKIRSGEISGVNVTIPYKQEVMKYLDELSDEAKGIGAVNTITMKNGKLTGFNTDYWGFRFTLEKMNLSLKDQKSVVLGGGGSARAVIKSLLDLKSSVSLVSRSPEKARKEFSDFKELTTISYDELRNLKGELIVNTTPVGMYPNSGKSPVDQKVVENFLSAVDLIYNPEETLFLSYATNRENGLYMLVGQAVKAQEIWFDKKLENFDSVYEDTHSIVYKKL; from the coding sequence ATGGAAATCAAAAAATTCGGCCTGCTGGGAGAAAAATTAAGTCACAGCTTTTCTCCGGAAATACACAGGCTAATATTCAAGGAACTGGGTATAAATGCTCAGTATGATTTGATTGAGTTATCTAAAGAGGAAATTCCTGAAATCATGAACAAGATAAGAAGCGGTGAGATAAGTGGTGTCAATGTCACCATCCCATATAAACAGGAGGTCATGAAATATCTTGATGAACTTTCTGATGAGGCCAAGGGTATAGGGGCTGTAAATACCATCACCATGAAAAACGGTAAACTTACAGGATTTAACACCGACTACTGGGGATTTAGATTCACTCTTGAAAAAATGAACTTGTCATTAAAAGACCAAAAATCTGTAGTTTTAGGAGGAGGAGGTTCTGCCAGGGCTGTTATTAAATCTTTATTAGATTTAAAAAGCTCTGTGAGTTTGGTATCAAGATCTCCTGAAAAAGCTAGAAAGGAATTCTCTGACTTTAAAGAATTAACAACGATCTCCTATGATGAACTGAGAAATTTAAAAGGAGAGCTCATTGTCAATACGACTCCTGTGGGAATGTATCCAAACTCTGGCAAATCTCCGGTAGACCAGAAAGTCGTTGAAAATTTTTTAAGTGCAGTGGACCTGATATACAATCCTGAAGAAACTCTTTTTCTTTCCTATGCAACTAACAGAGAGAATGGACTGTATATGCTCGTGGGCCAGGCTGTAAAGGCACAGGAAATATGGTTTGATAAAAAATTAGAGAATTTTGATTCCGTATACGAGGATACGCACAGTATCGTATACAAAAAACTATAA
- a CDS encoding Crp/Fnr family transcriptional regulator encodes MNEIYNKLMKTTLFNGIPLGEIDKKLSVRKYKIKKYKKGETVAFRGDEIDGLYINIKGELNPEMMKHSGETRKIGNLDEGQIIASAFIFGKKFEFPVDLLVEKDCEIFYISKNELMELMIDDKKILKNFLDEISNKAQFLSTKVWNAFNNKSINEKLINYILKNEKNGEFLFKPSLKDVANLFGVARPSLSRVIGEFVDEGILERIGRSKYRVLDIDMLEEKREF; translated from the coding sequence ATGAATGAAATTTACAATAAACTGATGAAAACGACACTTTTCAATGGGATACCATTAGGGGAGATAGATAAAAAACTTTCTGTAAGAAAGTATAAAATAAAAAAATATAAAAAAGGTGAGACAGTTGCCTTTAGGGGCGATGAGATAGACGGACTTTATATAAATATAAAAGGTGAACTAAATCCTGAGATGATGAAACATTCTGGTGAGACAAGAAAAATAGGAAATTTAGACGAGGGACAGATTATTGCCAGTGCCTTTATATTTGGAAAGAAGTTTGAATTTCCAGTAGACCTTCTGGTAGAGAAAGACTGTGAAATATTCTATATATCAAAGAATGAACTTATGGAGCTTATGATAGATGATAAAAAAATTCTTAAAAACTTTCTTGATGAGATAAGTAACAAGGCTCAGTTTCTTTCAACAAAAGTTTGGAACGCTTTCAATAATAAGAGTATAAATGAAAAACTTATAAACTATATTTTAAAGAATGAAAAGAATGGGGAGTTTTTATTCAAACCTTCTCTAAAGGACGTAGCCAATTTATTTGGAGTTGCTAGACCTTCTCTTTCAAGAGTTATAGGGGAGTTCGTAGATGAAGGGATACTAGAAAGAATAGGAAGAAGCAAATATAGGGTTCTAGATATTGACATGCTAGAGGAGAAAAGGGAGTTCTGA
- the hcp gene encoding hydroxylamine reductase: protein MIDMLKKMFKKGENKEMEMFCFQCQEAAGGVGCSKVGVCGKQPSTSNFQDLLIFTAKGIANYSSQVRKAKGGETCGEEKPCNELNRYLINSLFITITNANFDDEAVKAEIKKGLFLRDTIKTKLGEMGVELDDKFENSLMTTWKYENDAQALEVASKVGVKSTENEDVRSLRELIIYGLKGMAAYAEHAMNLGKVNPEIFAFIEKALLATEDDSLTAEELTALTLETGKFGVAAMALLDEANTSKYGNPEITKVNIGAGKNPGILISGHDLRDIEDLLAQTEGTGVDVYTHSEMLPAHYYPAFKKYDHFVGNYGNAWWKQKEEFEAFNGPIVFTTNCIVPPKDGAKYADKVFTTNAAGFPGWDRVAVKADGSKDFTNVIELAKKCAAPTEIETGEIVGGFAHNQVFALADKVVEAVKSGAIKKFFVMAGCDGRMKSRDYYTEFAEKLPKDTVILTAGCAKYRYNKLELGDIGGIPRVLDAGQCNDSYSLALIALKLKEVFELNDINELPIAYNIAWYEQKAVIVLLALLHLGVKNIHLGPTLPAFLSPNIVNVLVENFGIGGISSVDEDIKMFLGN, encoded by the coding sequence ATGATAGATATGCTTAAAAAAATGTTTAAAAAGGGGGAAAATAAAGAAATGGAAATGTTTTGTTTTCAATGTCAAGAAGCAGCAGGTGGAGTAGGATGTTCGAAAGTAGGAGTTTGCGGAAAACAGCCTTCAACTTCAAACTTTCAGGATCTTCTTATATTTACAGCTAAAGGTATAGCAAACTACAGTTCACAGGTGAGAAAAGCCAAAGGTGGAGAAACTTGCGGAGAGGAAAAACCTTGCAATGAATTAAACAGATATCTTATAAATTCACTTTTCATTACTATCACAAATGCGAACTTTGATGATGAAGCTGTAAAAGCTGAGATCAAAAAAGGTCTTTTTTTAAGAGATACTATCAAAACAAAATTAGGGGAAATGGGTGTAGAATTAGACGATAAATTCGAAAACAGCCTAATGACTACTTGGAAATATGAAAATGATGCACAGGCTCTTGAAGTCGCTTCTAAAGTAGGAGTAAAAAGTACTGAAAATGAAGACGTAAGATCTTTGAGAGAATTAATAATATACGGATTAAAAGGTATGGCTGCTTATGCTGAGCATGCTATGAATTTAGGTAAAGTAAATCCAGAGATATTCGCCTTTATCGAAAAAGCACTTCTTGCAACTGAAGATGATTCACTTACTGCAGAGGAACTTACTGCACTTACACTAGAAACAGGTAAATTCGGAGTGGCTGCTATGGCTCTTCTAGATGAAGCAAACACTTCTAAATATGGTAACCCTGAAATCACTAAGGTAAACATCGGAGCTGGAAAAAATCCTGGTATCCTTATTTCTGGACATGACCTTAGAGATATAGAGGACCTTCTTGCTCAGACAGAAGGTACAGGAGTAGACGTATACACTCACTCTGAGATGCTACCTGCTCACTACTACCCTGCATTCAAAAAATATGACCATTTTGTAGGTAACTACGGTAATGCTTGGTGGAAGCAAAAAGAAGAATTTGAGGCTTTCAACGGCCCAATTGTATTTACAACAAACTGTATCGTTCCTCCGAAAGATGGAGCTAAATATGCAGACAAGGTATTCACTACAAATGCTGCTGGGTTCCCTGGATGGGACAGAGTAGCTGTAAAAGCTGACGGAAGTAAAGACTTTACAAATGTTATAGAACTTGCTAAAAAATGCGCTGCTCCTACTGAGATCGAAACTGGAGAAATCGTCGGTGGATTTGCCCACAACCAAGTCTTTGCACTAGCTGATAAAGTAGTAGAAGCTGTAAAATCAGGAGCTATCAAAAAGTTCTTTGTAATGGCTGGATGCGACGGAAGAATGAAATCAAGAGATTACTATACTGAATTTGCTGAAAAACTTCCAAAAGATACTGTTATACTAACGGCTGGTTGTGCAAAATACAGATACAACAAGCTTGAGCTTGGAGATATCGGAGGAATACCTAGAGTATTAGATGCAGGACAGTGTAACGACTCTTACTCACTTGCACTTATAGCTCTTAAATTAAAAGAAGTATTTGAACTTAATGATATAAATGAATTACCTATTGCTTACAACATTGCATGGTATGAGCAGAAAGCTGTAATTGTACTGCTAGCTCTTTTACACCTTGGAGTTAAAAATATCCACTTAGGACCTACACTACCTGCATTCCTTTCACCAAATATCGTGAATGTTCTTGTGGAGAACTTTGGTATCGGCGGTATCTCAAGTGTAGACGAAGATATAAAAATGTTTTTAGGAAACTAA
- a CDS encoding MATE family efflux transporter translates to MDKRRRLEEESIPKLLWEYSIPALAGSLVYILYNIVDRIFISFGVGRLAIAGLSITLPLFTLILATGLFVGMGGGSLISISLGARKEKYAEKILGNAIALFVIIGIIFSVTGLAFLDEILSLFGATPNNITYAKSYMSIIFFASPFQLMFIGMNHIIRGEGNPKTAMTMSIIGCGLNIVLDPLFIFVFGMGIKGAALATVISNVIAAFLQLYHFVGGKSKITFRVENLKLDFTVIKEIASIGVAPFIMQMSNSIVVIFINKNLNIYGGDIAIAAFGIINSLSTLFFMPLVGIYQGSQPILGFNYGAGIYTRVREAYKISLKTALLVSATGFIMAMFIPNILITPFIKNDPELFILTENALRIFFSMVLFMGFHTIGGSYFQAVGKAKITTLINMLRQFGLMLPMLYFLPKYFGLKGVWMAAPVTDFILAVFTSYFVFSEFKRLKELPVTSKEQEI, encoded by the coding sequence ATGGATAAAAGAAGAAGGCTAGAAGAGGAAAGTATCCCTAAACTTTTGTGGGAATACTCAATTCCAGCCCTTGCAGGAAGCTTGGTTTACATACTATACAATATAGTGGATCGGATATTTATAAGTTTTGGAGTAGGACGTCTTGCCATAGCGGGACTCAGCATAACCCTTCCGTTGTTTACCCTTATTTTGGCTACGGGACTTTTTGTGGGAATGGGAGGAGGATCCCTTATATCTATAAGTTTAGGGGCCAGAAAGGAAAAATATGCAGAAAAAATATTGGGGAATGCTATAGCTCTCTTTGTGATAATAGGAATTATTTTTTCTGTGACGGGACTGGCTTTTTTAGACGAGATACTAAGTTTATTCGGTGCCACTCCAAATAATATAACTTATGCTAAGAGTTATATGTCAATTATATTTTTTGCAAGTCCTTTTCAGCTTATGTTTATAGGGATGAACCATATAATACGGGGAGAAGGTAACCCAAAAACTGCCATGACCATGAGTATAATCGGCTGTGGCCTAAACATAGTCTTAGACCCCCTGTTTATTTTTGTTTTTGGCATGGGAATAAAAGGAGCGGCATTAGCTACAGTAATCTCCAATGTAATTGCGGCTTTTTTACAGCTGTATCATTTTGTAGGGGGGAAAAGCAAGATAACCTTTAGGGTCGAAAATCTGAAACTAGATTTCACAGTGATAAAAGAGATTGCCAGTATAGGGGTGGCACCATTTATAATGCAGATGTCAAACTCCATAGTGGTTATTTTTATAAATAAAAATCTAAATATATATGGTGGGGACATAGCCATTGCTGCCTTTGGGATAATCAACAGTCTAAGTACACTATTTTTTATGCCGTTAGTTGGGATATACCAGGGTAGTCAGCCTATACTTGGGTTCAATTATGGAGCCGGGATATATACCAGGGTAAGAGAGGCATACAAAATATCCTTAAAAACCGCTTTATTAGTATCTGCGACAGGGTTTATTATGGCTATGTTTATTCCGAATATTCTCATAACCCCCTTTATAAAAAATGATCCCGAACTTTTTATTCTTACAGAAAACGCTCTCAGGATATTTTTTAGTATGGTTCTTTTTATGGGTTTTCATACAATAGGAGGTAGTTATTTTCAGGCAGTTGGCAAGGCAAAGATTACAACACTTATAAATATGCTTAGGCAGTTTGGGCTTATGCTTCCTATGTTATATTTTCTGCCAAAATATTTTGGCTTAAAGGGAGTTTGGATGGCGGCTCCTGTGACAGATTTTATTTTAGCTGTATTCACCTCTTATTTTGTTTTTTCAGAATTCAAAAGGCTGAAAGAGTTGCCTGTCACTTCAAAAGAACAAGAGATATGA
- a CDS encoding deoxycytidylate deaminase, giving the protein MGIALLSAKRSKDPSTQVGACIVNKENKIVGVGYNGFPKGCSDDNFPWDREGEFLETKYPFVMHAEQNAILNSIKKLSDCTIYVGLFPCHECAKSIIQSGIKEVVFLSDKYDGTDSNKASKMMFDSSGVVYRKLNLSEIKIEISFKEEDI; this is encoded by the coding sequence ATGGGCATAGCTCTACTTTCAGCAAAAAGGAGTAAAGATCCTAGTACCCAGGTGGGGGCTTGTATTGTAAACAAGGAAAATAAGATTGTAGGGGTGGGGTACAATGGTTTTCCCAAAGGATGTTCAGATGATAATTTCCCTTGGGACAGAGAGGGGGAGTTTCTCGAAACAAAATACCCATTTGTAATGCATGCCGAACAAAATGCAATCCTAAACAGCATAAAAAAGCTTTCTGACTGCACAATATATGTGGGTCTTTTCCCGTGTCACGAGTGTGCCAAATCCATAATACAGAGCGGGATAAAAGAGGTAGTTTTTCTCTCAGATAAATATGACGGAACAGATTCAAATAAGGCTTCTAAGATGATGTTTGATTCTAGCGGAGTAGTCTACAGAAAACTCAACTTATCAGAAATAAAGATTGAAATATCATTTAAAGAAGAAGATATTTAA
- a CDS encoding GTP-binding protein, which translates to MNLVTVSGPPSSGKTSLIIKTIESLKQKGIKVGVVKFDCLYTDDDILYEKIGVPVKKGLSGSLCPDHYFVSNIEEVVQWGIKEGVDLLITESAGLCNRCSPYIQEIKAVCVIDNLSGINTPKKIGPMLKTADVVVITKGDIVSQAEREVFASRVNSVNPKAVTMHVNALTGQGAYEFAGLIYEKDEELDTLKGKKLRFSMPSALCSYCLGETRIGEEHQMGNVRKIDLEDKK; encoded by the coding sequence ATGAATTTAGTAACAGTATCTGGACCACCATCATCGGGAAAAACATCATTAATCATAAAAACAATAGAAAGCTTAAAGCAAAAAGGAATTAAAGTGGGAGTAGTAAAATTTGACTGCCTCTATACAGATGACGACATCCTGTATGAAAAAATAGGTGTCCCTGTGAAAAAAGGACTTTCAGGATCCCTCTGCCCGGACCATTATTTTGTTAGTAACATAGAAGAGGTAGTTCAGTGGGGAATAAAAGAGGGAGTAGACCTTCTTATCACTGAAAGTGCGGGACTTTGTAACAGATGTTCTCCTTATATACAGGAGATAAAGGCTGTGTGTGTAATCGATAACCTGAGCGGTATCAACACACCTAAAAAAATAGGTCCTATGCTCAAAACTGCAGATGTAGTGGTAATCACAAAGGGAGATATCGTATCCCAAGCCGAAAGAGAGGTATTTGCCTCTAGAGTAAACTCGGTAAATCCTAAGGCAGTGACTATGCATGTAAATGCACTCACAGGTCAGGGAGCCTATGAATTTGCAGGTCTTATTTATGAAAAAGATGAAGAATTAGATACACTAAAGGGAAAGAAACTTAGATTCTCAATGCCTTCTGCTCTTTGTTCTTACTGTCTTGGTGAAACAAGAATCGGTGAGGAACATCAGATGGGTAACGTCAGAAAAATAGATTTGGAGGATAAAAAATGA
- the gmhB gene encoding D-glycero-beta-D-manno-heptose 1,7-bisphosphate 7-phosphatase, producing the protein MRKCIFLDRDGNINIEKDYLYKVEDFEFEKGALEAIKIFKELGYLVVVVTNQSGVARGYYTEEDVQNLHSFLKKKSLETGGEIDGFYYCPHHPDKGIGKYNKKCDCRKPGPGMFLKAQKDLDIDFNNSLVVGDKMSDVKAGENLGMRGILVRTGHGKKEEFKVESTTEVYDSLYDFALKFQKEHTGH; encoded by the coding sequence ATGAGAAAGTGTATTTTTTTGGATAGAGACGGAAATATAAACATAGAAAAAGATTACCTTTATAAAGTTGAGGATTTTGAATTTGAAAAAGGGGCTTTAGAAGCTATAAAAATATTTAAGGAGCTGGGATATCTGGTAGTGGTTGTAACCAACCAGTCTGGAGTGGCAAGAGGTTATTATACAGAAGAAGATGTCCAAAACCTTCACAGTTTTCTTAAAAAGAAATCATTGGAAACAGGCGGAGAAATAGATGGTTTTTATTATTGTCCGCATCATCCAGATAAAGGTATCGGAAAGTATAATAAAAAATGTGATTGCAGGAAGCCTGGACCAGGAATGTTTTTAAAGGCTCAGAAAGATCTAGATATAGACTTTAATAACTCTTTGGTAGTCGGAGATAAGATGTCAGATGTAAAAGCAGGAGAAAATCTGGGTATGAGAGGCATTCTAGTTAGGACAGGACACGGAAAAAAAGAAGAGTTTAAGGTAGAGTCTACAACAGAGGTATATGATTCATTATACGATTTTGCTTTGAAATTTCAGAAGGAGCACACCGGTCATTAA
- a CDS encoding ABC transporter substrate-binding protein has translation MKYINEKMNLKEIIEKYPETIDFFTSKGFKDLDKAEVRDKAGKISLKLALSMKKLSSDTFIEMLEEIISQNRDSADITLNESIKKEDGISVMGLLPCPVRIPLLEAMTEFQKENPEAVVNHELKAASQGLDWLKEDVIKANHPEKLADVFISAGFDLFFEEELMGKFKKDKIFKDITGVNEYNKDFNNEKISLKDPEGDYSMLAVVPAVFLVNKEELGDRPFPKSWKDLLDPAFEKSVSLPISDFDLFNAILISIYKEYGEDAVKQLGRTLLQNLHPSQMVKSDKMKVNKPVVTIMPYFFTKMIKEDGPMAAQWPEDGAAISPIFMLTKEEKEEELKGLAEFFAGEKIGKILSHQGLFPSVNPTVENNLGDKKFMWVGWDYIYQNDIGAILKHCEEIFFQGAEEVK, from the coding sequence ATGAAATATATCAATGAAAAAATGAATTTAAAAGAAATAATAGAAAAATATCCAGAAACTATAGATTTTTTTACATCAAAGGGATTTAAAGATTTAGACAAGGCAGAGGTAAGAGATAAAGCCGGTAAAATATCCCTTAAACTTGCTCTTTCTATGAAGAAACTAAGCAGTGACACATTTATTGAAATGTTAGAAGAGATCATATCACAAAACAGAGATTCGGCAGATATAACTCTTAACGAAAGCATAAAAAAAGAAGATGGAATAAGTGTAATGGGACTTCTTCCTTGTCCTGTAAGAATACCTCTTTTAGAGGCTATGACAGAATTTCAAAAAGAAAATCCCGAGGCAGTTGTAAATCACGAACTAAAGGCTGCTTCTCAAGGTCTTGATTGGCTGAAAGAAGATGTAATAAAAGCAAACCACCCTGAAAAATTAGCAGATGTATTCATCTCTGCTGGATTTGACCTTTTCTTTGAAGAGGAACTTATGGGAAAATTTAAAAAAGATAAAATATTTAAGGATATAACAGGAGTAAATGAATATAATAAAGATTTCAATAATGAAAAAATCTCATTAAAAGACCCAGAGGGAGATTACTCAATGCTTGCTGTTGTGCCAGCTGTTTTTCTTGTAAATAAAGAGGAACTAGGAGACAGACCTTTCCCGAAATCTTGGAAGGATCTTCTAGACCCTGCATTTGAGAAATCAGTAAGTCTTCCTATATCTGACTTTGATCTGTTTAACGCAATCCTTATAAGCATATATAAAGAGTACGGAGAAGACGCAGTAAAGCAACTAGGAAGAACACTTCTTCAGAATCTGCACCCTTCTCAGATGGTAAAATCTGACAAGATGAAAGTAAACAAGCCTGTAGTTACTATCATGCCTTACTTCTTTACGAAGATGATAAAAGAAGACGGACCTATGGCTGCCCAATGGCCAGAAGATGGAGCTGCAATCTCTCCTATATTCATGCTTACAAAAGAAGAAAAAGAAGAAGAATTAAAGGGACTTGCAGAGTTCTTTGCAGGAGAAAAAATAGGAAAAATTCTTTCTCACCAGGGTCTTTTCCCAAGTGTAAACCCAACTGTAGAAAATAATCTTGGAGATAAAAAATTCATGTGGGTAGGATGGGACTACATCTATCAAAATGATATTGGCGCAATACTTAAGCATTGTGAAGAGATATTCTTCCAAGGTGCAGAGGAGGTAAAATAA
- a CDS encoding lysine exporter LysO family protein, with amino-acid sequence MIQVGASTIFGILMGILFKNTFIINNIDSLIDIGLCMLLFFVGIDMGKNQNIFTELQKFGYKILLLPLAIISGSLAGGVISSFITDLSIAESSAISAGLGWYSLSAIELSKHSAELGSVAFLSNVFREITSLLFIPFIGKYIGHNETIAAAGATSMDTLLPVITKSTSSNTAVISFFTGVILSSLVPLLVPLIIGFN; translated from the coding sequence ATAATTCAGGTAGGAGCCTCTACTATTTTTGGAATTCTTATGGGAATTTTATTTAAAAACACTTTTATAATAAATAATATAGATAGTTTAATTGATATCGGACTTTGTATGCTGCTTTTTTTTGTTGGAATTGATATGGGAAAAAATCAAAATATTTTTACAGAGCTCCAAAAATTTGGATATAAAATACTTTTATTACCTTTGGCCATAATTTCAGGAAGTCTTGCAGGAGGAGTCATCTCTAGCTTCATAACGGATCTCAGTATAGCAGAAAGTTCTGCCATAAGTGCAGGACTAGGATGGTACTCTCTTTCTGCTATTGAACTGTCAAAACACAGTGCCGAACTAGGAAGTGTCGCTTTTCTTAGCAATGTCTTTAGAGAGATAACCTCACTTCTTTTTATTCCATTTATAGGAAAATATATCGGACACAATGAAACTATAGCTGCTGCAGGTGCAACTTCTATGGATACACTTCTCCCAGTCATCACAAAAAGCACTTCTTCAAATACCGCTGTAATCTCTTTTTTTACCGGTGTAATATTAAGCTCTTTGGTTCCTTTACTGGTTCCTCTTATAATTGGGTTTAATTAA